In candidate division WOR-3 bacterium, the following proteins share a genomic window:
- a CDS encoding epoxyqueuosine reductase QueH, with the protein MKRVPLLLHICCGPCATAVINRLKGDYEITGFFYNPNIFPEEEHQRRLEAVQKLSQNWKINILIPEYEHGLFLSEVKGLENEPEGGRRCDVCFRLRLNKSALKAKELGFGVLASTLTIGPNKKAEVINRIGREVCAPLGIDFLEADWKKNDGFRQSVELSRELGLYRQHYCGCEFSTK; encoded by the coding sequence TTGAAAAGAGTTCCTTTGCTGCTACACATCTGTTGCGGACCTTGTGCAACCGCTGTTATCAACCGGCTGAAAGGGGATTATGAAATCACCGGGTTTTTCTACAATCCGAATATCTTTCCTGAGGAGGAGCACCAACGCCGTTTGGAGGCGGTTCAAAAGTTATCCCAGAATTGGAAAATTAACATTTTGATTCCAGAATATGAGCACGGGCTTTTTCTCAGTGAGGTTAAGGGGCTGGAAAACGAACCCGAAGGTGGCAGGAGATGCGATGTCTGCTTTCGCTTACGGCTGAACAAAAGTGCCTTAAAGGCAAAGGAGCTCGGTTTTGGGGTGCTGGCATCAACCCTGACAATAGGACCTAACAAAAAGGCAGAGGTAATCAACCGCATCGGCAGAGAGGTCTGCGCGCCCTTAGGAATAGATTTCCTTGAGGCGGACTGGAAGAAAAATGATGGGTTCAGGCAGAGCGTGGAACTTTCCCGGGAGTTAGGTCTTTACCGCCAGCATTACTGCGGCTGCGAATTTTCCACAAAATAA